AAATGAGCTTAATATGTAAAgaattaaatagaataaaaattgtatataaaaaagaagtatctctttatttatatttgtgaaaataataaaattgtaattataaaaataaatataatgttgtGCATACTCTAATGTTGTTGAAATTCATGGACATAGTTTTGAACAGACAGAAAGTATAACTTGAATAATTTTAGACACTCAAAtggttcttttttattatatgcaaAATTGTTTATCGGCattaattgtataaattaatGATTGAAAATATTAACTAGAGTATTAAGTactattaagaaataaaaatttggattttttttattgattaaagtcGCCATGGTCTTCAATGCAGCTTCTGTCTGATTTTAAAAAACAAGTAAAGGtattaactttttaatcaaTGTTCTTAATAAgaaccttttaaaaatattaatagcaATTTCATTGGTATAttttgagaatatatatatatatatatatatatatatatatatatatatatatatatatatatatatatatatatatatattacttttctaAATAAGGACACGCATTTGACCTTACAAAAAGCTGtgtctaagaaaaaaaatagagagtgtcattattaaataatttttatattatttttgacaTAACACATTAAGTGATAGggtgaaaataaaaagtcaacgatataattagaattttatattttattagcatAAAAACATCTACTTCCTGATCAAGGACAATGCAAGTGAAGAGCACCATTcacttcaataatttatttatttctattttcaattaTAGTCTCcataatacatatatttatatgaattaaataataacttaacattttcctatttttctttttatttattaaaaataaaaaaaagttacttaCAGGAGGTGTCGTACAAGTGATTATACTGGGACATTTTTAATGCACCTTAgacatttttaatcatttagaaactttgattaaatattcataatttcaattgaacaataataatGTTCTTATCCTACATATGTATGTCTTAGAAGTTCAAAAGTATAAATTCTTAATAAAGTTATTCTATTCaacaactaaattaaattaatcaaatcattaatatttaatgttttctatacaaaataattgattttgttttctgtGAAATTGCGCACAATTTTCACTAGATAGAATCTCTCTCAAGTAGGATAGAACTTATATCATTAGCAAgccatttgaaattttaattagttaaatttaaatagttcAACCTATCTGATTAGATCCGGTACTAGCAAAAGACAGAGCTTatcactttaataattttttttggttataTATCTTTCTACTTACAAAAAGTAGTTATGTTAATTGAATAATAGTTCAATTTTGCTATTTATCTTAATCATTTATTATATGGAgaagtatttaaataaaataagtattttacaTTTAGAGTCTTGCAAAAAGTAATGTGTATACTTTGGAATATTTAACACaccttattatatattttagaactgtttaaaatataaaaaatgcttttaatagagcaataataattataataattaaattaattttaaaaagagaagaaatataaataagaaattataaaaatgcgAGTACTAATTATAAGAATTATCTATTAGGgtaaaacttgtaaaaatttAGTATGAACTGATAAAATCACCAGATATTGTGagtttcatttaaattaaagtaagaaAATCAGTGTATTGCTCACAAAAAATGACATGATTTGTCACCCAACATATTCAACCAACTTAAAAATACGTTGAAtctttgaatttcttatttaaacCTGTTTTTTAATCATGTATTAAAATAAgccaataattttttaaaaaattgtattcaaAACGttcaactttatttatatagtttttaaatcaTGTTTTTGAACATTATATGTTTTTCagattaaaattgattttttttaaaaaaaatttgaataacgATGCATGCAAAATGTAGGTGTACATGTATAAGTTTGAATTTAGTATGAAAAGAATAGTAATTTAGTATGTTACAATTATCAAATaccttcaattttaaaagtttgaaataaattttaaattaacacaaaataataataattttttccaaaataagtAATTGCTATAATTTAAGGAGAGATTTTAGTGTTCtcagttatttcttttttattataacaaactTCGGTTTTTTCACCTCCATCgtatttatgtatgtatataaatgAGTAACATTTTGTTTCactgttgttatttatttattttcattacttatataatctattatatatttttatttttgtccacTTCCCTCCAATGGGTTACAATTGCTTTTTAAGCCAAAAGCAAAAGGTAGAatatataaggaaaatgatattttgacaccaattttttgacatcaattacaaaatgtgattggacgatttcaaatttaaaaaaaactttgatttttttctttcatatatgcCCTTGTCTcactttttctaatttgaaattgtccaaccacgttttgacacgtgtgcaatgtcaaaatagtgtcaaaatatcattttccaatataTAATAACTGTGAAGTACGGCAAGGACCCCATTTCcttattttattccaaaaagCGCATCATGAATGTTGATTGGAGAACATTCAGCACCACAAAAtacaagaaaagagaaaaataacttAGGGTTGAGAGTTGCACTTGGGCAAACGCATAGATTTTGGAGTTTTGGCTTTAAGAACCGGATTTCTCTCGAAGAAATTGGTTGGCTTTATCTCAAATCCACCACTCAGTGTTGGCATGATAGGATGATCTTCCTGACATGGCACATGATGAATCCCCACTGTATGCCATAGAACTATGTCCTGATTTTCAATGCTCCTATTCCTGCATTACAATAACAATGTCAATTCAATAACAATCACACTCCAAATTATACGCATTCAATTCAATTATTCAAAAAGTGTATATACCTCAGACTCCAAACAGCTAAAGTGTCTTCTCCTCTGCTCTGATCAGCATATAGCCCCCCTGCCCATTTCTCAGACTTGTTATACGGTGTTACATACACATTATAATTGGTGAAGCCACCTCTTATTTGTGGATAATCATCACTGAGCAAAAGTGGGTGAGCCACTGTTCCTGGGAACAAACGATACCCTATTTTGTTTCCAGCCTTTGTTTGCTTATTGGGATTTACAATTGCTAGTTCAGATGCCTTCAAACCAAGTTTGATTCGACCATCAGCCTCTGTCTTACCAATTTCACGCACCACAGACCAGTAACTTTTCCTTCCTGAACTCTCGTCGCTTACTGTCACGGTCTCCAAATTCGTCTTCATAAAAGAGTTGGCTTCGCCATCAATGTCAAGGTCAAGGTGATATGTGAGATAATGATCATGGTGCACACCAATCGTGTTTTCTGACAGCAATGTACCAAACACATTCTCCTTAATTTGATCCACATGGGTGTATGATGTTCCTTTGATACCCAAAATTCCTGTCAGACCAACCTGCCACGCACAAGCACACAGAATCTGTTGGCATCAGAAAACATCAAATATTCACACATTGAAAATGAATGTATATCATTCATACCCCCATTTTTATGGAACCACTTGGCTTGAACTCCCAATCTATGATATAATCATAGTTGCCCACAGTTGAGACAGTTCTCACCACCAGGCTCGCATCAACCCTAACCTCCCTTATCTGCAAAGATCCAACTTATGAAAATACCTAATACTTTTAATAGCAAAagtttagaaatttaaaacacaCAAGGGTGTACTACCTCCTCGTCATGGAGTTCTGATTCTGTGTGGCGCCACATGATATCCCCAGCATACTTCTCAAAGATACAAATTGCATTAGAAATTTTGACTGGTACACCATCTTCTCCTGCAAAATATGCATCCAAAAATGCAGCATTGGCTGGGCAATCAGCCAAAGGTTCAAGTGACACCATGGATTGGCCAAACCCGAATTCACCACTGTCAAGAAAGGTCTTGAAGTACCAATTTACAGTTGGGTCCATATATGGCACAAAGAACTCTGATATATATCCTCTGTATAACACTCGGCGATACCTTTGCTGTTGAAGATCATAAATCGACGCTAGGGAGATCATTGGCCCAGCTCGAATATCATATCCCACATGGAACTTCCAGTTTGCCCAACTGCTTGTAGTTCATTCATATATACTTCAAGGTTTATTCagatttttctttaatagataatttccaattaattttcattttataaatatttgtaactatacgaaaagaaatatatgaaggATCACACTTATTATTAGTAGACttagttaaattttaagtttccTTAATAATGGTCACATGAACAATCATTTAGTTACTAATAATGTGAAAGTTAATTAGGAaagatgacatttttttttcaattagcgCGGTAATCTTAATAACTAAAGATAAATAAGAAagtgaaagaataaaataatagtttatcacctaattaaaaacaagtaaaccataactaaattgaaaaagtataacaattttgaatattcaataaaaacttaatttaaaatgtcaaaatttatcagtaaataataaaaaatttaattaaaataaaataataaataattataaatataattaaaataaaatataagaaaattataaattaacccttcataaaagtataaataataatatagttagtttttttttaaatcacacTAAATATTTCTAGaatatatacattataaaataataacttttgaaGATGTAAGTTGAATctaagagaaaatataaaagggATTATAACCCTTTAAAGAACCATGCAAATGAAAACCCTCAGATCAAAGTGACAATGCTAAAGAAGCAACCATATGAATTTATAACCTGATAGAATGACCATCGATCTTGAATCCTGGTCCGTTTGGTTGCACAAAAGCTGCTCCCATCAACGTTGGTCCAAATGGTGGCTTTTGCTTTGTAGCTACGTACTCAGTGTCCTCAGCCTTAGGCACAGGAATATTAAAGTTGTCATAATATTCAACTATCTTTCTCTCATCAAGATCAGCAACCACTGTAATACCCTCCAACGGTCTTGCAAACAAGTTAGAAGATCCTTTCGTGTAAAAGCACTGCAGCTTCAGTGTCCGTTTGCTCTTTATCTCCCCATACCACCCGACCGAGGATGTTGAGCAGACAACATCGGATATATTAAGGTTCCTTTTCTGCACTGACTCCACGAAGGGTTTGTACTTAAAAGGAAGCTCCGTAACAGCGTCTTGCTCATCAAACGTGATCATAGGGAAGCCTTGCCCAGTGTGCACTTTGGTGGAGACAATGGACCCTTTCGACAAGTCAACACTGATCTCAAGGGTTTGTTTTTTGAAACGGGCAATGACTAAAGCACGACGAGGTGGTACTTTCGCGGCTTTGGTTTTGGCGTTTGAAGATTCCCATGATAGGACTAACGCTTTGTCTGGCTCGTCCAAGCCAATGTATTGAAAGGTTAGTGTGGGAGATGAAGCTTTGTATGTTTTTTGGACTGTGGTTCTAACCAACTTGAACTCAGATGGAGTTAAAGGGTCTAAGGGGTGTTTAATGGTGGATGCTGAAGTAGTGCAAGACATGAAGAGAGTTATTAGAAATAAGAAAACCAGCAGCTTCATTGTTCATAAGACTGAATCAAACTATGCATGTGCAGCTTGCAACTTAGAGGGACTATATACCAGTCACACACTCTCTACCAAGGCAGGATGTCAAGGtaagaaacaaaacaatttgTCTTTTCATTTGATTAAAGTATTGAAAAAGAATGATATGGTAACACATTCAATCTAAGGGATAAAGTAAAGAAATCCCAAGGCTCATCAACCACATAAATCATACTCACACTTGTTTTAGTCAAGGAATGATAGCattatttgtttgcttttgCTGTTGTAAATTTACAAATGAAAAgcctttttattaaaattgccATATGGGGAGACTATTCTCAATCAAATCCAAGTGTTGATAAACAAGTTGTCgcttaaataatttagtttgaCTGTTTTCTTAGCATAGTAATTGAGAAAGTATTCTTTTAGctgtaattcttatttttcgTGGAGTTCATTAGAACACGTTCTTAAAATAGCTTGAAAGATCTTTACGCCGGcatctcttttgttttttaagcacataattattatgatgaagggagagaaaaaagaaacgaCGCATGTTAAATCTCGACAAAAATTAAGCTAAGAGAAAATGCAACTCGtgtattttgtttatttcatcTCGAGAATATAAACTCTAGGATGCGTTATTTAAACATAATCATAATTTACTTTTTGATATGTttctttaaaaagtaatttaatcgtttagaaaaaatgaaaaaaacactATTA
This genomic interval from Vigna radiata var. radiata cultivar VC1973A unplaced genomic scaffold, Vradiata_ver6 scaffold_315, whole genome shotgun sequence contains the following:
- the LOC106780384 gene encoding primary amine oxidase-like; translation: MKLLVFLFLITLFMSCTTSASTIKHPLDPLTPSEFKLVRTTVQKTYKASSPTLTFQYIGLDEPDKALVLSWESSNAKTKAAKVPPRRALVIARFKKQTLEISVDLSKGSIVSTKVHTGQGFPMITFDEQDAVTELPFKYKPFVESVQKRNLNISDVVCSTSSVGWYGEIKSKRTLKLQCFYTKGSSNLFARPLEGITVVADLDERKIVEYYDNFNIPVPKAEDTEYVATKQKPPFGPTLMGAAFVQPNGPGFKIDGHSISWANWKFHVGYDIRAGPMISLASIYDLQQQRYRRVLYRGYISEFFVPYMDPTVNWYFKTFLDSGEFGFGQSMVSLEPLADCPANAAFLDAYFAGEDGVPVKISNAICIFEKYAGDIMWRHTESELHDEEIREVRVDASLVVRTVSTVGNYDYIIDWEFKPSGSIKMGVGLTGILGIKGTSYTHVDQIKENVFGTLLSENTIGVHHDHYLTYHLDLDIDGEANSFMKTNLETVTVSDESSGRKSYWSVVREIGKTEADGRIKLGLKASELAIVNPNKQTKAGNKIGYRLFPGTVAHPLLLSDDYPQIRGGFTNYNVYVTPYNKSEKWAGGLYADQSRGEDTLAVWSLRNRSIENQDIVLWHTVGIHHVPCQEDHPIMPTLSGGFEIKPTNFFERNPVLKAKTPKSMRLPKCNSQP